Sequence from the Pseudocalidococcus azoricus BACA0444 genome:
ATAAAAATTAATCTGCTTTAACTATTGATTCTCTTGGGGGTGGTTATGCAATGCCCCGCCTGTCAACATCCTGATGGCCGTGTCTTAGAGTCCCGTTCAGCAGAGGGGGGTCATAGTATTCGGCGGCGGCGCGAATGTCTCCAATGTGGGCGGCGATTTACCACCTATGAGCGGATTGAATTTGTCCCGATGACGGTCATTAAACGGGATGGGCGGCGGGAGTCTTTTAATCGCTCAAAACTCCTGCGGGGGCTGGTGACGGCCTGTGGTAAAACTGGCGTTGGCCTGGAAATAATTGAGTCAGTGGTGGATGACATTGAAGCCTCGTTGCAGTTACGGGAAGAGCGGGAAATTCCCAGCGCAGAAATTGGGGAGGCCGCTTTACAACAGTTGCGGGGCATTAGTGAAGTGGCCTATGTTCGATTTGCTTCAGTTTATCGGCAGTTTCAGGGCATTGATGACTTTGTCCAAGAACTCCACAATCTCCAAGGGTTAGTCCAGTCCGGTGCCGATCCGGTCTCTGTCCAAGCCAGCAATCGAGCACTGGTGAAAAATTCCTTAATTCTCCAAACCTAAAGATGGCTATTTGTGGGCTGTGCTGGGGAGGGAGGGGATGAGTTGGCGATCAGAAGATGCTATTGTTACCCCAAATACAAGAACCAAATATCAGAAATTGATAATCCCAATCGCTGGGCAGCGGGGATAAAAATATCCAGGCCTGGTAAATGGATGCCGCCTAAGCTAAGATTAGAGATCCATTCAGTCTATGTTGGGCTGGACTAGCCGGTTGGTTGACTTAAACTAACTTGGTTTTGAACTATACCTTTGTTTTGCAACTTCCCCTATCCCAAAGGAGTCAAAAAATTAGTCGCATGGTCAATCAGGAAAAGGTTATTGATATTGGGTTTACCCACGCCGATTTTGCCGCCCTCTTAGATAAATACGATTACCACTTCAATCCCGGTGATGTGGTGGCAGGGACGGTCTTCAGCATTGAACCCAAAGGCGCACTGATTGACATTGGCGCAAAAACCGCTGCTTACATTCCCATCCAAGAAATGTCAATTAACCGGATTGATAACCCTGATGAGGTGTTGCAGTCCAATGAAGTGCGGGAATTTTTTATTCTGGCTGATGAAAACGAAGAAGGGCAGTTAACCCTCTCAATTCGCCGGATTGAATATATGCGGGCCTGGGAACGGGTACGGCAATTACAAGCGGAAGATGCCACCGTGCGCTCCCAAGTTTTTGCCACCAACCGGGGTGGGGCCTTGGTGCGGATTGAAGGGTTACGGGGTTTTATTCCCGGCTCCCACATCAGTACGCGGGTGAACAAAGAAGAATTAGTCGGTGAAGAACTCCCCCTGAAGTTCCTCGAAGTGGATGAAGAGCGCAATCGCCTCGTCCTCAGTCATCGCCGGGCCTTGGTTGAACGGAAGATGAACAAGTTGGAAGTGGGCGAAGTCGTGATTGGGACGGTGCGCGGCATCAAACCCTATGGGGCCTTTATTGATATTGGCGGTGTGAGCGGCTTGCTGCACATTTCCGAAATTTCCCATGACCATATTGATACGCCCCACAGCGTCTTTAACGTTAATGACCAACTCAAGGTGATGATTATTGACCTAGATGCGGAACGGGGCCGGATTTCCCTTTCTACCAAGCAACTGGAACCCGAACCAGGGGATATGGTCAAGAATCCGCAACTGGTCTATGAAAAAGCGGAAGAAATGGCTGAAAAATATCGGCAACAACAACTGGCTCAACAAGAAGCACTCCTGAATGGTGGTGTGGTTGAAGAGGCTAGTGAGGAATCCTACGAGGCCGTTTCTGCTACTGATGCGGGTGATGGAGAGGATATAGAAGAAGAAGTTGCCCTACAGGAGGCCTAGGCTCTGGTATCTCGGTTAGCGATTACGCTGGGGGATCCGGCCGGGATTGGCCCGGAAGTGATCCTCAAGGCCTTAGCTGCACTAGAACAAATTGGCTCTCTTGACTGCTTCGAGTTAGTGGTTGTGGGGAGTCAATCTGTTTTAGATAAAACCTATGAGCAATTAATCGCCTTAGGGTGCGCCTGTTTTGACCCAGGCCAGCTTAATATTCTCGATTCATTCCCGGCTATTCATGTCACCCCCGGCCAACCTAATCCTGAAACTGGCGCGGCGAGTTTTGCCTATCTGGAACAGGCGATTCAGTTAGCCTTGTCTGGTAAAGTTTCTGGGATTGTGACTGGGCCGATTAGCAAGACCATTTGGCAGCAGGCGGGCTACGATTACCCAGGCCAGACAGAAGTTTTAGCAACCCAAAGTCAAAGTCAATCAACAGGGATGTTTTTTGTTGGCCGCTCGCCCCAGACGGGTTGGGTGTTGAGAACATTACTGGCAACAACCCATATTCCCCTCGCCCAAGTTCCCCAGGCCCTCACCCCGGATTTATTAACTCAAAAACTGGAGTTGCTGATTCAAACCTTAAAACAGGATTTTGGCCTGGAAACTCCCCGGATCGCGATTGCTGGCTTAAATCCCCACAGCGGTGAACAAGGCAAATTGGGACGAGAGGAAGTTGAATGGATGCAGACCTGGTTAGAGTCAATGAAGGTTAAATATCCACAGGTTGAGTTAATGGGTCTAGTCCCACCGGATACGCTATGGGTGGGAGCGGGCTTGGCCTGGTGGCAGGATTTTCCATGTCCAACTGCTTATGATGCCTACCTGGCCCTCTATCATGACCAAGGACTCATTCCAGTAAAAATGTTGGCTTTTGACCAGGCCGTGAACTGTACCCTTGGCTTGCCCTTTATTCGCACTTCCCCAGATCATGGCACTGCCTTTGATATTGCGGGTCGTGGGATTGCCAGAAGTGAAAGTATGGAAGCGGCCTTGGCCTGGGCAAAAACTTTAAGCCGAAAAAGAGCATTCTGAGAATACCTCTGACGGAATTCAGCGACTTGTTTTTTGCGCCCATTAGACTCCAGCTTGAAAATGATTAGTTAAGTTGGAGTACAAGATTGACCACTGTTAAAGTATGGTTCTGGGAAAGACCACTAAGAAATTTTATGGTATAGTGAATTGCTGCGAATCGCCAAATTTTGCAGGTACTGATAGAATATTTTCTATTTGCATAAGTCACGATAGTAGAGTCATATAATTTCCTTAGTGTTTTTGAAACTTTCCAGGTTTCAGGATAGTTCATGTCAGTTTTACTTAAAGATAAAGTAATTAGTTTCCTGTTAAGCCTTTTAGCCATTCCTGCTACTGGTATCTTTGTCCAGCCATCACTGGCCTCTAACTTCAGTAAGCCAGTTGGGATGCCCCTTTCTCCTGGGGATCGTCTCAATGTTCAGATTCGTGAAGGAGAAGGCTTTAGTGGAATTTATGAAGTGAGCTTGGATGGCACGATCAATATTCCCTATCTTCAGCCAATTCGGGTAGTCGGACTCGACATTGCCCAAGTTGAGCAGATTCTCACTCGCTCCTTAGTTCAAGCTGGACTATTCAATCCCAAATTTGTCCAAGTTAGTGTTGCTATTCGACAATGGGGGCCAATTCTGATCAACATTTCTGGAGCAACTTTTGAGCCGGGGCAACGAATGATTAACTCACTGTCTGCCGAAGCTCAAGCAACGGATCAGGCATCCAGTCGCATCTCTGGTAGCTATCCTCCCAATCGGTATTTAACTGCGGCACTCCAAGCTGGGGGCGGCATTACTCCCTACGCAGATTTACAGAATATCCGGATTATTCGGGATGGACAAGAGAACGTCGTAGATTTATCCCCTATTTTTTTGGGAGGAAAAATCACAGATGTCCCGTTAGTAGCTGGGGATCAAATTATTGTCCCATCCAAACCAGAATTTCAAAATGACTATGTGCGCCCCAGCCAGATTACGCCCCCAGGTATTGCCGTGAACCTTTCTAACCTCACTGTCCCAGCAACGAGTAATGCCTCATCTAATCTGAGTTCACAGAACAACAGCTTCGCCTATGGGATTCGTTTCTCCCAGGCCATTGTTTTTGCAAACTGCGTGGGCGGAACACAAACAACTAACGCCCTCAGATATGGTGTCCTTGTCCGCACGGATCGCCTCACCGGTAAAACAACCTATGTGCAACGTTCCGTAGAAAGTTTGATCCGTAACTCTACAGACAACGAAAATAATCCGTTCTTAATGCCCTATGACTCAGTGGCTTGCTATGATTCAACAGTGACAAATATCAGTGCTGTTTTGGGTTTCCTCAGCAATCTCATATCGCCCTTTAATTTACTCAATAACTTAATTCGTGGCAATAGTAGTACCACAATTATCAATCCATAAAATAGATAAATGCATCCAATCCATGTAACTGACTCACCTGAGCAATTCACTCAAATCTAGAAGAAATCGTATGGCTTCGACTCTCGCATCAACTGGTATTTCTCATCAATCATCTAACCAATCCCATTGGTGGCGTTATGTTGTGTTTTTTGTCCTTGGGAACTCCTTAAT
This genomic interval carries:
- a CDS encoding 30S ribosomal protein S1; this encodes MVNQEKVIDIGFTHADFAALLDKYDYHFNPGDVVAGTVFSIEPKGALIDIGAKTAAYIPIQEMSINRIDNPDEVLQSNEVREFFILADENEEGQLTLSIRRIEYMRAWERVRQLQAEDATVRSQVFATNRGGALVRIEGLRGFIPGSHISTRVNKEELVGEELPLKFLEVDEERNRLVLSHRRALVERKMNKLEVGEVVIGTVRGIKPYGAFIDIGGVSGLLHISEISHDHIDTPHSVFNVNDQLKVMIIDLDAERGRISLSTKQLEPEPGDMVKNPQLVYEKAEEMAEKYRQQQLAQQEALLNGGVVEEASEESYEAVSATDAGDGEDIEEEVALQEA
- the nrdR gene encoding transcriptional regulator NrdR; protein product: MQCPACQHPDGRVLESRSAEGGHSIRRRRECLQCGRRFTTYERIEFVPMTVIKRDGRRESFNRSKLLRGLVTACGKTGVGLEIIESVVDDIEASLQLREEREIPSAEIGEAALQQLRGISEVAYVRFASVYRQFQGIDDFVQELHNLQGLVQSGADPVSVQASNRALVKNSLILQT
- a CDS encoding polysaccharide biosynthesis/export family protein, giving the protein MSVLLKDKVISFLLSLLAIPATGIFVQPSLASNFSKPVGMPLSPGDRLNVQIREGEGFSGIYEVSLDGTINIPYLQPIRVVGLDIAQVEQILTRSLVQAGLFNPKFVQVSVAIRQWGPILINISGATFEPGQRMINSLSAEAQATDQASSRISGSYPPNRYLTAALQAGGGITPYADLQNIRIIRDGQENVVDLSPIFLGGKITDVPLVAGDQIIVPSKPEFQNDYVRPSQITPPGIAVNLSNLTVPATSNASSNLSSQNNSFAYGIRFSQAIVFANCVGGTQTTNALRYGVLVRTDRLTGKTTYVQRSVESLIRNSTDNENNPFLMPYDSVACYDSTVTNISAVLGFLSNLISPFNLLNNLIRGNSSTTIINP
- the pdxA gene encoding 4-hydroxythreonine-4-phosphate dehydrogenase PdxA, encoding MVSRLAITLGDPAGIGPEVILKALAALEQIGSLDCFELVVVGSQSVLDKTYEQLIALGCACFDPGQLNILDSFPAIHVTPGQPNPETGAASFAYLEQAIQLALSGKVSGIVTGPISKTIWQQAGYDYPGQTEVLATQSQSQSTGMFFVGRSPQTGWVLRTLLATTHIPLAQVPQALTPDLLTQKLELLIQTLKQDFGLETPRIAIAGLNPHSGEQGKLGREEVEWMQTWLESMKVKYPQVELMGLVPPDTLWVGAGLAWWQDFPCPTAYDAYLALYHDQGLIPVKMLAFDQAVNCTLGLPFIRTSPDHGTAFDIAGRGIARSESMEAALAWAKTLSRKRAF